From Amycolatopsis sp. WQ 127309:
ACGTCCTGGTGCGGCGGATCGAGGAGGCGTCGCGGTACGTCGACGTCGACCGGCTCTGCCTGTCGGGGCAGTGCGGGTTCTCCTCGACGGAGGAAGGCAACGACCTCACCGTGGACGACCAGCTGCGGAAGCTGGAGCTGATCGTGAAGACGGCCGACCGCGTCTGGGGCAGCCACTGATGATCACCTGCGTCGTCGACTACGTCATCGACCCCGCGAAACTGCCCGACTTCGAACGGTTCGCCGCCGCGTGGATGCGTTTGGTACAGCGAGAAGGCGGCGTCCACCACGGCTACTTCCTGCCGTCGGAAGGGGCGAGCGACGAAGCGCGCGCGTTGTTCAGCTTCGAGAGCTTCGCCGCGTACGAGCAGTACCGAACGCTGTTCGGCGTCGACCCGGACTTCATCGAGGCCGACAAGATCCGCGAGGAAAGCGGTTGCGTGGTGCGCTACCGCCGATCGTTCATGCGACCGCTGCTCCCGGACGACGACCTCTGAGGTGGGTCGCCCCGGGCCTGCACCCGGGGCGACCCGCTGGCGTGTCGTTCAAGTACTACGAGACGGTCAAGGCGTCGGCGAACGGCTACTGCGTCCAGTACGTGGGCGACATCAACTGCCGCCGAAGTCGTTGGCGCAGGCCGCACCGCCCGCACGCGCCGTACCTGCGCACGGTTTGGCCGCGGGTTGCGGGTCACCCCGTTGGTGCGAAGACTGATCCCCATGCGACACAGCGCGCAGCGGCCGCCGTCGGTGGTTGATCGTGTCCTCGATCTGCTCGGCGCGTTCTCCGCCGAGCGGCCGCAGCTCACGCTGTCCGAGCTGAGCCGCCGCGTCGGGTTGCCGTTGTCCACCACGCATCGGCTGGCCGGTGAGCTGACCCGGCGTGGTGCGCTCGTCCGTGACGAAGCGGGCGCGTTCCGCGTCGGGCTTTGGCTGTGGGAGGTCGCCTCGCTCGCGCCGCACGGGGCCGAACTCCGGGAGAGCGCGATGCCGTTCCTGGAGGACCTTTACGAGGCCACGCACCAGAACGTGCAGCTCGCGGTGCTCGACGGGCCGGAGGTCGTCTACGTCGAGCGCATCTCCGGCCGCGGTGCGGTCAACGTCCTGACGCGGGTCGGTGGCCGGCTGCCGGCGCACGCGACTGGCGTCGGCCAGGTGCTGCTCGCGCACGCGCCGGCCGACGTCCAAGCGGAGGTCGTCGAGGGTCCGCTGAAGGTGTTCACAACCAAGACGATCAGCTCGGAAGGTGAGCTGCGTCGCGTGCTCGCGGACGTCCGGCGCAACGGGTACGCCATCAGCGACGGCCAGATCGAGCTGATCGCCCTCTCGGTGGCGGCGCCGGTCTTCGGCGCCGACGACGAGGTGGCGGCGGCGATTTCGGTGGTCGTGCCGGCGGAGGGCACCGACCCGAGAACGCTGGTCCCGGCGGTGCGCGCGGCGGCGAGGGGGATCTCGCGGGTCCTCGGCGCCCCGCGCGCGCTGCGCACCAGCGGCGAACCCCACTGATCGACTCCTCGACGAGCCGAGCGGGTTGTGCTCAGATGAAACCATGGGTGAGCAGGGAGTGGGCACGGTTCTCGTCGTCGGCGCCGGGCAGAGCGGGTTCCAGGCCGCGGCATCGCTGCGCGACCGGGGTTTCGACGGCCGGGTCGTGCTGGTCGGGGACGAACCCGGCGTGCCGTACCAGCGGCCGCCGCTGTCGAAGGCCTACCTGGCCGGGACCGCCGGGCTCGAGCAGCTGCACCTGCGCGGCGAGGACTTCTTCGCCGAGAAGGGCATCGAACTCGTCGACGCGCGCGTCAAGTCGATCGACCGGGCCGCGAACCGCGTCCACTTCGACGACGACGAGGAGCTGGCCTACGACCACCTCGTCCTGGCCACCGGCGCGCGCAACCGGGCGTTGCCGGTGCCCGGCGCGGACCTGCCGGGCGTGCTGGCCCTGCGCACGCGCGACGACGCCGACCGGCTCCGCGCGTCGCTGTCCGACGCTCAGGACGTCGTCGTGGTCGGC
This genomic window contains:
- a CDS encoding IclR family transcriptional regulator: MRHSAQRPPSVVDRVLDLLGAFSAERPQLTLSELSRRVGLPLSTTHRLAGELTRRGALVRDEAGAFRVGLWLWEVASLAPHGAELRESAMPFLEDLYEATHQNVQLAVLDGPEVVYVERISGRGAVNVLTRVGGRLPAHATGVGQVLLAHAPADVQAEVVEGPLKVFTTKTISSEGELRRVLADVRRNGYAISDGQIELIALSVAAPVFGADDEVAAAISVVVPAEGTDPRTLVPAVRAAARGISRVLGAPRALRTSGEPH
- a CDS encoding NIPSNAP family protein gives rise to the protein MITCVVDYVIDPAKLPDFERFAAAWMRLVQREGGVHHGYFLPSEGASDEARALFSFESFAAYEQYRTLFGVDPDFIEADKIREESGCVVRYRRSFMRPLLPDDDL